DNA sequence from the Podospora pseudocomata strain CBS 415.72m chromosome 2 map unlocalized CBS415.72m_2.2, whole genome shotgun sequence genome:
ctcctcggctGGATCAGACAGTTCACCCGcgaccacctccaccccggCGTCCCCTACAAAGGTGGCCCCGAAGTAGTCCTCACCTGCGGCTCAACTGACGGGTTTGCCAAagccctcaacctcttcgTCACCCCCTGGAGAACCACCGaccccatctcatcccgTCCCGGCCTTCTCTGCGAAACCTACGTctacaccaacatcaccaaccaagcCACCCCCCTCGGTGTCCAAATGGTGCCCGTCAAAACCGACGAATCCGGGATGGCAGTCTCTGGCCCGGGGGGGTTAGAAGACGTCCTCGCGAACTgggacagcagcaagggGAAACGCCCTCACTTGATGTATACCGTCACCCTAGGCCACAACCCAACCGGTATCCTCCTCTCGGTCGAGCGCAAGAAGGAAATCTACGCCATCTGCAGCAAATATGACGTGATAATCATCGAAGATGAGCCCTACTGGTACCTCCAATTCCCCGAAGCGAGCTCTCTCGAGGCCGAATCCCGTGGCctgcctccccctcctcgctcctccccttccacagTCACCACTCCATCCTCCggcttccccttcctcgactCCCTAACGCCATCTTTCACCCCCCTCGACACCGACGGCCGTGTCGTCCGCCTAGACACCTTCTCAAAAACAGTAGCCCCAGGCTGCCGTCTGGGCTGGATAACCGCCCAACCCGCCCTCATCGAGCGATTCGAACGAATAACCGAAGCGAcaacccaacaaccctccGGCTTCGTCCAAGCTCTAATCTCCAAACTGTTgatctcccccccccacccctcccccaccccatccttctccctcttctcccaccgcccccctcccaaccatcAGGCTGGCAACCGTCCGGCTTCGTAACCTGGCTCTCCGGCCTCCGCACCCGCTACCAGACCCGCATGACAAGAATGTGCACCATCCTCGACTCCGGCTccgtcctcatcaccacccccccaacccgctCCCACTCATGGGCCGTGGTGAAGAAAGTAAAGTTGTACGACTTTTCGTGGCCGAGAGCGGGCATGTTCATCTGGTTGAGGATGCACTTCTTTTCACATCCTTTGTTCCCCGTTTTCAAGTCTGCCTTGTCAACCGCGTTGATGGTCTGGCTTACGGGGGGGGACTACAAGGTCTTGGTCACGACGGGGGCAATCTTCGCTGCGAATgacgagatcaaggagagggaagggtgGGAGTACTTCAGGCTTTGTTttgctgccgaggaggaggagaatgtcGACTTGGCTGCCGAGAggtttgtggagggggtgaaggcgttttgggaggtgagggatcATGAGGTTATCAagaagctgctggaggaggtgaagagtgacgacgaggtggttggggagcaagaggggttggtgaatcTGGCTGGGTTCATGGGGTGTTAAAGATACCAGGGATAGATATTGGGGAGGCAATGTAACAATGGTATCGGATTTTTATGTAAAAGAAATACTTCCTGGTCTGATAGGACAGACTCTATGGTTTCTTCTCTTCcgctttcttttcttcacctCTGCCCCCAGTCCTATACTTGGCCGGAATTATCGGCGGCCCCAACGCCTTCCTGATCTCGTCAAACTCGGCCACTCCATTCTTCCacttgcccttcttgactCTGTTCTTCCCCCGCACGTCATACTCACCCAAAAACTCGTCCAGCATGCTGTCAAAGTCTTGCCTGGTGGTCCCCTGGACAGTCGACATGGTGGACACGGCCGACACAGACGCCaagtcgtcctcgtcatagttgtactcctcctcgagcttctcaaaCCTTCTATCCAAGATGTTGAGCTGCTCTGTCCGGTATATCGACGAAGAAGTCATCGAGTAGGTCGACGGGTTCGTCAACGcgcccttcctcttcttttgcctCCCGCCATTGGTAGTGGTGGTCCAAATCGACGACTGAATCTCCGACGGCGTAgccccccacccaaccgcCTTCTTTTTCGGGGCCGCGGCACCAGACTTCTGATCATCCTTAAACTTCTTAAACTCTCCCATCCAGTCATCCGACGGGCCTTCTTGATCACCTTCCCTGGAAGTATCAACCAGCTCCGGCACCTGATCCTCCTCTTGACtccgctgctgcttcttctgcgCCGGCCCAGCCTTGACCGTACAATCCGACTCccacccctcatcctcatcctcatcctcctcccaaacatCCCTCAactcatccagctcctccgcatccccctccaccagccccttcagcacatcctcccccccttcctcatccacatacgcctcatcctccaacgcctccaaaacctccctcaacctcgggTCCATATCCGGCTGAAACCCCGCAATAGAATCAGGAACATCCTGCTGAGCCTGATACGTCAACCTCTGCAAATTCTTGCTCGGCAAtatctcctcatccaacaacccctcgcTCTTGTGCTCCAAGTCCATCTTTGCCAGCGCCTCCGACAAGTTCATCTTTTGTTTTCCCTTGGACTTTTGCAAGGAGGGCGCCTCGACAAAGACGGCCTCCCCGGCGCCGGTGCCGAGGTCGCGGAGGTGCTGCATGTAGTCGTACTCGGTGTCATCGTAGTAGACGCCGTAGTTGGCGGCCTCGCCCTCGTTGTCGCGGATCGAGGCGGCGTCGGAGCCGAGTTCCGAGGCGAGGTCGCTTAGGCCTTTGGATTTTGAATTTTTGGAGGGCGCGCTGGGGGCGAGGACCATGGAGGGGGCTGTGTCATCgtggatgagggggtcgTTCTGGGGGCGGTAGACGAGGGTGAAGTGGGTGGCTGTTTTTTTGTCGCTGTTCAGATGTGAGTATGACTTCGAGGTGAGGGGAGCTTGTTATCTGAGGGGAGTAGACTTACATCCACTTTCCTTTGCCCATTTTCGGCTGGTTTGGTCAAGCAGTTGCGCTTGACGGACAGAGGTTGGTTTGGTAAGGGGCAAGTTCTCGACGTTCAATTGATGGATGAGGGCAGGAAATGGAATTCTCGAATCAAGAGCCCAAAAAAGCTGTCAAGGTGGAATTTGGTATCAGAgtgcagcaccaccaccacaccaaaccATGCACGCGGCAGAGCAAGAGGAAAATTTTAGTGGGGTAGAATACGTTTATCTTATCAAAGGTTTTGCGGGAGGGGTACTTTTGAGCCAACACTTGTTCATAGAGACTATTCACTGCATCGAGCCTGAagagcaacaccaagctgGAATTGCTTGGATTAACTGCTGGAAGTGATAGAACAATGACTTTAGAGAAGAATTCATCCCTCAAAAAGTGCCCAGAGAGCTTTACGTAACCCGAAGCCGGCCAGAGACCGCCACACACAGTCATACCTAGGATAGGCACTAGGTACCCCAGCACCATCTCTGTCCGTCGGCGCAAATTTGCCCCTCCATTTATCAGCAATTCCATCAataaaccaccaccccgcccaACTTTGCGACGGACGTTGTGGCTTGTTCAACTTACAtcacaccccccccccaacttCAGGACCTATAGCTACGATATCCCGATCGTAGCGTGCTAGTAACACCAACCGAAAAAATCACACATAGGCAACACCCCGCGGAAAACCGCAATCATGGTCCTCGCCAAATCCAAAAAGTCGGTCGGTCTCGGCAACTCGCTGATGAACGACCGCTTCGGCAAGGGCAAAGGCTCCGACCGCAAGAGAGCCTCGGCCGTCACCCGTATCGACCATGCCACCGGCCAGGAAtacatcaccaacgacagGCAGGAAGCCTCCTGGGTCAAGATGCGCTCCATCACCGAGCAGGGCGCCCTCGACGAGTTCCTCGCCACCGCCGAACTGGCCGGCACCGATTTCACCGCCGAGAAGATGAGCAGCGTCAAGATCATCCACACGGACCAAAAGAACCCCTATCTCTTgtccgccgccgaggagaggGTCATTGTCGGGAAACAAAACCAGAACAAGGGCAAATTGACGGTTCCCAGAAGGCCAAAGTGGGATTCTACTACGACCAGGGAGCAGCTTGACAGGCTGGAAAAGGAGGCCTTTTTGGACTGGAGAAGAGGGCtggccgagctggaggagaccaaggacTTGCTCATGACACCGTTTGAGAGAAACTTGGAGGTGTGGAGGCAGCTCTGGAGAGTTATCGAGCGCtctgatgttgttgttcagaTTGTTGATGCCAGAAACCCGTTGATGTTCCGTTCTGAGGATTTGGAGAACTATGTCAAAGAGGTGGACCCCAAGAAGCACAACCTGCTGCTTATCAACAAGGCCGATATGATGACGTATAGGCAGAGAAAGATGTGGGCTGATTACCTCAAGGGTCAGAAGATTGCCTACAGGTTCTTCTCTGCTCATCTGGCCAAGGAGGCGCtcgaggctgtggaggaggagtctgAGTCTGAGGAGGAGCCCACCGTTGCTTCTTCTAGCAAGAAGCCGGTTgctgaggtgaaggaggagactcgggaggaggaggaggaggaggctgaggaggccgagacccaagaagaacaggaggatgaggatacCAGAATTCTAACGGTGGACGAGTTGGAGGATATTCTTTTGGAGCTTGAGCCGGCGAATACAGGTAAGCTACTGACCTAGATTTTGAACACCTCGACACGAAGCTAACCATAATCATCAGACCCTGGTCACAAATTCACAGTCGGTTTGGTCGGTTACCCCAACGTCGGTAAATCGTCCACAATCAACGCTCTTGTTGGTGCCAACAAGGTGTCAGTTTCGTCCACCCCCGGTAAAACGAAGCATTTCCAGACCATTCACTTGAGTGAAAAGGTTTTGTTGTGCGATTGTCCCGGTCTCGTGTTCCCCAACTTTGCCAACACCAAGGCAGAGCTTGTCTGCAACGGTGTCTTGCCGATTGATCAGCTCCGCGAGTACACTGGTCCCTCCACTCTCGTGGCTACCAGAATCCCCAAGCCTTTTCTGGAGGCCATCTACGGTATCCAGATTTACACCCGCCCTCTCGAGGAAGGCGGCAATGGCATTCCTACTGGTGAGGAATTGCTCAGAGCGTATGCCCGTCACAGAGGTTTCATGACACAGGGTCTCGGTCAACCCGATGCCTCCAGGGCAGCGAGATATGTCCTCAAGGATTATGTCGCTGGCAAGCTCCTCTACTgcaacccaccaccagacaGTGTCGATGGTGCCGAGTTCAATCGCGAGCTCTACGACATTGCCCATCTGCccgagaagagaagagcTGCCCTGCAACAAGCACTGGACGAGATGACCATCGATGGTAGTGCAGCTGATGATGCTTCGGTTCTGACCGACTtcatcccccttcctcagGGGCAAAAATCGCAAACACTGGACAAGGCTTTCTTCAAGAGCGGTGCGAACAACACTGGCAACTTCACCAGACCGTTCCAGTACAAGTACACGGAGCAGGGCAAGCAGGTTATGGAGGGCAAGAACTTGTCCGGGAGGAAACTGAGGGCTATGATTGCTCTCGAGAAGGGAATCGACCCCAAGGATGTGCAGATGACTACGGGGAAGAAGCATTATAAGGGGTCTATGAAGGGGAGAGGCAAGCACAGACGCAACAAcgcggatgatgatgagccaTGAatgttttttctttctctggtTGAAACTTGGGAAATGGGTTTGATATCATTAGAATCATTACTTTTGGCGTTATAAAAAGTCTCAATGGATTATTTCCGTGATGTTCACTTCGTACTTGTAGTTGCTCGTAATGTGAATAAATGCATatccaaccctaacccgctCCTCAAAATGGTCTGTGCCACGGGGGCTCCAGAAAATTTCCAATTGCAACCTTGAGAGCCGTCTCAGAGCTTTTGGGCCGAGCGAGCTCCGGGCAAACCACTCCGATCAATCTCGAATTTCCGTCGCCCGCCGCCCGATCCCTTTCGAAGCCATGGCGAGCGTCCGCGCCCTGTCCCGACCGACCCGGGGTGTTTCCCTGTCTCAAATATCCCGGCAGACCTGTTCCAGACGATGGGCTTCTtcagccgccgccgaggcgCCTCTTGAGGACCTCGAGGACTCGGCTTTGGGGGCGCCGCCAttgagcgaggaggagaagaagacgttTAGACCTTGGAAGAGGCAAGCAGACAGGAAGTTTGCTTTGCCAAGTGGGAGGTTTGTTTTAACCCCCCCTCTACATGGCAACAATATATTGACCTTTTGACACGACAGATACAACTACCACGCCCCCAAATACGACCGCGGCCCCCTCCACCCggtccaacccctcccctcctcggAGCCCACAGCCCGCGACTTCGTCCCCGgccccttcaacctcccccgcctACGACAGACGTACCTCTCCACCGTCGCCTCCGACATCATGACGCTAACCTACAACCACATACCCCCCGGAACACCAAAGAAGGAAACGCCCCAACGTCTTCGTGAATGGGATGATTCCTCCCCCTACCACGCCAACCGCTCCCTCCGCGCCCCCCGCGGCGCGCCGgtgttgccgctgctggagAGGGATGTCAACTTTACGAATATACCCGAGATCAAGGAAATCACCCTCGCTGCGTACGTCCCTGCCGCGCTGCAGGACATGGACAATCTGCTTGTTGCCCGCGCGGCGCTGCTTGCTATTACAGGGGTGCTGCCCGAGATGACAAAGACACGGACTAATGTCCAGCAGTGGAAGATTCGGGCGGGGGAGTTTGCGGGGTGCAAGGTTACTGTTAGGGGGAATGAGGCGTATGAGTTTTTTGATCGGTGTGTGAACTTGGTGTTTCCGAGGATTAAGGACTGGAGGGGAATTGAGGCTACGACGGGGGACAGCTCGGGGAATTTGGCGTGGGGGTTTACGCCCGAGGAGCTGAAGCTGTTTCCAGAGATGGAGGTCAATTTGGGGATGTATCCGCCCAAGGTGAGTACTCGGGTCTCAATTTatgatgaagaggttgtGCTGACAAGAAAAATAGATGGTGCCTGGTTGCAGAGTGTACGTCAAGACTACGGCCACGTCGGATAGGCAAGCTAGGTTGCTGCTTCAGGCTATGGGGTTGCCGTTTTTTGGTGAGGTGAAGAATTAAAGGGGgcagagagggagaggaagaactTGTACAAATACCAGTAAAAAAGTGTATAAATGTAACAACACATAGGCAACCGGCAAGGTTTCTGAATCAAGAGTTTTGTTCATGTCAAGTGAGCAAAAACCACACGTCATTGAATCTGCCCGTCTTACCATGTCTATATTCACACGAACCCTTCCCACCCAAAAACCCATTTTaaacccctcccaaaaacgCCGTGTAATGCAAAATCATTTTTGTTGATCCCCCTTCCTTTAAGCCTTGTTACTCGTTATCTTGACCcgctccttcaacccctccataaccctatcaaccccatccataTCCGTCGCATCCCCCACCTTTTGTTCCGCTTCATGATGACCCCCCTTGACCAGCTCCTCATGACAAACATCCAACGCAGGCTGGTAATTCCTCACCGCCGAACTCAACGCATAAAcagccttcctcctcaccccttcCTGCTCGTCCTCTGCCAGgatcatcttcaccaacctcggcaacccccccatcGCTAACAATCTCTCTTGTGACTTGATATTGTTTTGGACAGCGGTGCCGACGCACCAGGCAGCGTACTTTCTGATTTCGGGCTCcgagtgggagaggagggcgaggaggggggtccagagggagaggttggagaggttgtttGCGTTGTCGAGGGACTCGATGAGCTGCTCGAAGTTGTCGAAGGCGATGAGCTTGTtttcgagggtggtggtagggtCGTGGAGGACTTCCATTGCTGCTTTCATCAGGTCTGCGTCTGAGGGGCCGCCCatgagggcggagaggattTCGGGGTTGAGGTCGCTGCGGGGGGccggttgggaaggggggggagaaggggcggaggggtcggcggaggggttggagacggTGGAGTGCTCGATTCCCCatttgaggaggttggtgaggttttTATCCATTttgtttgagggggtggtggtgatgatggtggtggttgaaggctTCGAGATGtttgatggaggggtagtTTGCGACAGACGGTTATGGAGGGGTGATCGGGTTCAGATGTGATTTTTGACTGGCTGATATATCACCAGAACGTCTGGGAGAGAATGGGTATCTTGAAGAGTATGCGACTGGAGAAATATGGTCAAGACAAAACTCGGGAATCGCAGTCTTATGAAAAAAGTGATAGCGATATGACGCCCAAAGTTGAATCCCAATCTGTAATCTGCGATTGGCGTTCGCGAACG
Encoded proteins:
- the mrpl7 gene encoding 54S ribosomal protein L7, mitochondrial (BUSCO:EOG09264K2W; COG:J; EggNog:ENOG503NUAN), which produces MASVRALSRPTRGVSLSQISRQTCSRRWASSAAAEAPLEDLEDSALGAPPLSEEEKKTFRPWKRQADRKFALPSGRYNYHAPKYDRGPLHPVQPLPSSEPTARDFVPGPFNLPRLRQTYLSTVASDIMTLTYNHIPPGTPKKETPQRLREWDDSSPYHANRSLRAPRGAPVLPLLERDVNFTNIPEIKEITLAAYVPAALQDMDNLLVARAALLAITGVLPEMTKTRTNVQQWKIRAGEFAGCKVTVRGNEAYEFFDRCVNLVFPRIKDWRGIEATTGDSSGNLAWGFTPEELKLFPEMEVNLGMYPPKMVPGCRVYVKTTATSDRQARLLLQAMGLPFFGEVKN
- a CDS encoding uncharacterized protein (COG:E; EggNog:ENOG503NU3Z) — translated: MCTILDSGSVLITTPPTRSHSWAVVKKVKLYDFSWPRAGMFIWLRMHFFSHPLFPVFKSALSTALMVWLTGGDYKVLVTTGAIFAANDEIKEREGWEYFRLCFAAEEEENVDLAAERFVEGVKAFWEVRDHEVIKKLLEEVKSDDEVVGEQEGLVNLAGFMGC
- the LTV1 gene encoding Protein ltv1 (BUSCO:EOG09262VVF; COG:S; EggNog:ENOG503P01A), encoding MGKGKWIDKKTATHFTLVYRPQNDPLIHDDTAPSMVLAPSAPSKNSKSKGLSDLASELGSDAASIRDNEGEAANYGVYYDDTEYDYMQHLRDLGTGAGEAVFVEAPSLQKSKGKQKMNLSEALAKMDLEHKSEGLLDEEILPSKNLQRLTYQAQQDVPDSIAGFQPDMDPRLREVLEALEDEAYVDEEGGEDVLKGLVEGDAEELDELRDVWEEDEDEDEGWESDCTVKAGPAQKKQQRSQEEDQVPELVDTSREGDQEGPSDDWMGEFKKFKDDQKSGAAAPKKKAVGWGATPSEIQSSIWTTTTNGGRQKKRKGALTNPSTYSMTSSSIYRTEQLNILDRRFEKLEEEYNYDEDDLASVSAVSTMSTVQGTTRQDFDSMLDEFLGEYDVRGKNRVKKGKWKNGVAEFDEIRKALGPPIIPAKYRTGGRGEEKKAEEKKP
- a CDS encoding uncharacterized protein (EggNog:ENOG503NVEZ; COG:S; BUSCO:EOG09262I5I), whose translation is MVLAKSKKSVGLGNSLMNDRFGKGKGSDRKRASAVTRIDHATGQEYITNDRQEASWVKMRSITEQGALDEFLATAELAGTDFTAEKMSSVKIIHTDQKNPYLLSAAEERVIVGKQNQNKGKLTVPRRPKWDSTTTREQLDRLEKEAFLDWRRGLAELEETKDLLMTPFERNLEVWRQLWRVIERSDVVVQIVDARNPLMFRSEDLENYVKEVDPKKHNLLLINKADMMTYRQRKMWADYLKGQKIAYRFFSAHLAKEALEAVEEESESEEEPTVASSSKKPVAEVKEETREEEEEEAEEAETQEEQEDEDTRILTVDELEDILLELEPANTDPGHKFTVGLVGYPNVGKSSTINALVGANKVSVSSTPGKTKHFQTIHLSEKVLLCDCPGLVFPNFANTKAELVCNGVLPIDQLREYTGPSTLVATRIPKPFLEAIYGIQIYTRPLEEGGNGIPTGEELLRAYARHRGFMTQGLGQPDASRAARYVLKDYVAGKLLYCNPPPDSVDGAEFNRELYDIAHLPEKRRAALQQALDEMTIDGSAADDASVLTDFIPLPQGQKSQTLDKAFFKSGANNTGNFTRPFQYKYTEQGKQVMEGKNLSGRKLRAMIALEKGIDPKDVQMTTGKKHYKGSMKGRGKHRRNNADDDEP
- the FES1 gene encoding hsp70 nucleotide exchange factor fes1 (COG:O; EggNog:ENOG503P2S3; BUSCO:EOG0926448Q) translates to MDKNLTNLLKWGIEHSTVSNPSADPSAPSPPPSQPAPRSDLNPEILSALMGGPSDADLMKAAMEVLHDPTTTLENKLIAFDNFEQLIESLDNANNLSNLSLWTPLLALLSHSEPEIRKYAAWCVGTAVQNNIKSQERLLAMGGLPRLVKMILAEDEQEGVRRKAVYALSSAVRNYQPALDVCHEELVKGGHHEAEQKVGDATDMDGVDRVMEGLKERVKITSNKA
- a CDS encoding uncharacterized protein (COG:E; EggNog:ENOG503NU3Z) gives rise to the protein MASLSYRDDSRQGAGGLSDDDDKPLPLDFTHHYSDTTKSRNASKIKAIYKFFQIPGILNIAGGLPNAQFFPYDTLEAQAAKPERWSPSSGSSNPSAPNHITIPHDDSTQKDLLQKIDLATALQYGMAQGYPPLLGWIRQFTRDHLHPGVPYKGGPEVVLTCGSTDGFAKALNLFVTPWRTTDPISSRPGLLCETYVYTNITNQATPLGVQMVPVKTDESGMAVSGPGGLEDVLANWDSSKGKRPHLMYTVTLGHNPTGILLSVERKKEIYAICSKYDVIIIEDEPYWYLQFPEASSLEAESRGLPPPPRSSPSTVTTPSSGFPFLDSLTPSFTPLDTDGRVVRLDTFSKTVAPGCRLGWITAQPALIERFERITEATTQQPSGFVQALISKLLISPPHPSPTPSFSLFSHRPPPNHQAGNRPAS